From the genome of Streptomyces sp. V1I1, one region includes:
- a CDS encoding GntR family transcriptional regulator, whose product MTIPVVHSLREHIREHIVEGIVSGRWKPGERIVERRIATELEVSQTPVREALRELESLRLIESAPNKGVRVRNLTAADLEESYPVRAGLEQIAAELAADRLAEDCSALEPHVAALYEADRAGDSAAQVRHTVGFHRELVKAAGNGVLLHTWEGLGIEVFTALSIRWLGTVQKSYAEEHQDLVEAFRRRDPEIGPLVKAHVLGCAPRA is encoded by the coding sequence ATGACCATCCCCGTCGTCCACTCGCTGCGCGAACACATCCGCGAGCACATCGTGGAGGGGATCGTGAGCGGGCGCTGGAAGCCGGGTGAGCGGATCGTCGAGCGACGGATCGCCACGGAGCTGGAGGTCTCCCAGACCCCGGTGCGCGAGGCGCTGCGCGAGCTGGAGTCGCTCCGGCTGATCGAGTCGGCGCCCAACAAGGGCGTACGGGTACGGAATCTGACCGCGGCCGACCTCGAGGAGAGTTACCCGGTGCGGGCGGGTCTAGAGCAGATCGCCGCGGAGCTGGCCGCGGACCGGCTGGCCGAGGACTGCTCGGCGCTGGAGCCGCATGTGGCGGCCCTGTACGAGGCGGACCGGGCGGGCGACTCGGCGGCGCAGGTGCGGCACACGGTGGGCTTCCACCGCGAGCTGGTGAAGGCGGCCGGCAACGGCGTGCTGCTGCACACCTGGGAAGGGCTCGGCATCGAGGTGTTCACGGCGCTGTCGATCCGCTGGCTGGGCACGGTGCAGAAGTCGTACGCGGAGGAGCACCAGGACCTGGTGGAGGCCTTCCGCCGCCGCGACCCGGAGATCGGGCCGCTGGTGAAGGCGCACGTGCTGGGGTGCGCGCCGCGGGCGTAA
- a CDS encoding tetratricopeptide repeat protein, which translates to MPEYGTGRIGGTALGFVVENYEHSAFRTLPGATAQLNALGELLREYGYTADVVADPGRDTVRDTLRAWEKEWASAGGHRHALLLWSGHAKEHDGRLHLITHDTENSADEEQAYRTELLADAALRSGADQMLLVIDTCHSGAGVLQPIRRALQDFARKTQPEGRAKWIGVLASCQADELSDGRGHLLDMLTRVLREGPKENRSYQHEWSVRNKGVTGAAVIQAVLGRWEVDGQRPTDVSTGHALPMFRNPRWRRNASEELVEHLVLAARGAGRTEEGWFFTGRRSVLTEIVEWLVERKPGLFLVTGSAGSGKSAVLGRIATLSHAGQREEARAHDALSEDDPDPGAGAVDASLHLRGMDPQWLARALADELGLAEPRTPAALIADLETLDLGRPPVLLLDGLDEAAPEQSSAVAEQLLVPLSRIATVLLGSRDRPFRPYAEPQEPLAETLTRWLGTSARVADLDALPETARDITAYAERRLRAGGLPEAVQNEAAGALAERAMSSAGGFLFARLVTTSLIRRFREGGDSGHQGIPASIADAFAKDLARGPKLTRDGAELPMAAVDLLTALAWSMGRGMPAHGVWERAATALGSARANFEQADVDWVLNAYGRYIVEDSDGTQAVYRLYHREFVDHLRRMSQYRGEESGVSPARAIAQALVGLLREEAGGAGGLKGANPYLLHQLPGHALQAGGVGITLVRELAQLYAEHFLPQLAAVLNEFACQLATTGERQAALAPAQESADLYRTLVQADPTAYLPSLAGSLNNLANCLAETGEHQAALAPAQDAAELYRTLADANPTAYLPDLALSLSTLATRRSGIGERQAALEPAQEAVTIRRTLAEANPAAHLPDLAGSLNNLAICLAEIGERQAALAPAQDAAELYRTLADANPTAYLPDLALSLNTLSNRLAETGERQAALTPIEEAVTLYRTLADAGPAAYLPGLARSLNTLSNRLAETGDHQAALEPAQEAVTIRRTLADASPAAHLPDLASSLTNLANRLGGIGEGQAALELAQEAVTIRRTLAEANPAAHLPDLAGSLNTLSNRLAETGHHHAALESVQEAVTIRRTLVEANPAAYLPNLAGSLTNLANRLAGIGERQAALAPAREAVALYRTLADANPAAHLPNLAMSLNNLAARLSSMGERQAALEPAREAVTIRRTLADTHPAAHLPDLAMSLNNLANCLAETGHHEAALAPAREAGALYRTLADTHPAAYLPNLATSLNNLANCLAETGEHQAALEPAREAVTIRRTLADTHPAAYLPDLAMSLNNLADRLAATGDHQAAFEPAHEAAALYLTLTDTNPTAYLPNLARSLNNLANRLADFGDHQAALAVYAEVEQGLARHPHAARRIVLERALFQLHRGDVETGVRGLVRLATPVEADRSDAVAFVARQSLRDHAAATTDNARRVRAAHTSEPEPPAWLALPDAALEIAFDWVNTPDWSASRGYWDEYAEDLMSHHTALAIEELALIDAGIRDHLALRKEIMERGPDAAYRPLLLGELLGAWLATSSLDESRRFVEDHAAELLQDDASAALETIDGDATATPLALLHLARLDGIPAAYRCAEDRSALQDRIHAAWSESKPDIATLRHCSVLEQTLFQDTFSAHVHGAVADIFSGSAHITTAPPNTVDPGDRNRSAAEIATLMGRHPQHVQTLSALLQVVLAGTP; encoded by the coding sequence ATGCCTGAGTACGGCACCGGCCGCATCGGTGGCACAGCACTGGGCTTCGTGGTCGAGAACTACGAGCACAGTGCCTTCAGAACCCTTCCCGGCGCGACGGCCCAGCTGAACGCGCTGGGCGAACTGCTGCGGGAGTACGGCTACACGGCAGACGTCGTCGCCGATCCCGGCCGGGACACCGTCCGCGACACTCTGCGGGCGTGGGAGAAGGAGTGGGCGTCGGCCGGCGGGCACCGGCACGCCCTGCTTCTGTGGTCGGGCCACGCGAAGGAGCACGACGGCCGACTGCACCTGATCACCCACGACACGGAGAACTCCGCGGACGAGGAACAGGCCTACCGGACCGAGCTGCTGGCCGACGCGGCTCTGCGCTCCGGCGCGGACCAGATGCTGCTCGTCATCGACACCTGCCACTCGGGCGCCGGGGTGCTCCAGCCGATCCGCCGGGCCCTTCAGGACTTCGCCAGGAAGACGCAGCCGGAGGGCAGGGCCAAGTGGATCGGGGTGCTGGCGAGCTGCCAGGCGGATGAGCTGTCCGACGGCCGGGGCCATCTGCTGGACATGCTGACGCGGGTGTTACGTGAGGGACCGAAAGAAAACCGGTCCTACCAGCACGAATGGAGTGTGCGAAACAAGGGCGTCACCGGAGCCGCGGTGATCCAGGCGGTGCTCGGGCGCTGGGAGGTCGACGGCCAGCGGCCGACGGATGTCTCCACCGGGCACGCACTGCCGATGTTCCGCAATCCGCGATGGCGCCGCAACGCGTCGGAAGAGCTGGTCGAGCACCTGGTGCTGGCAGCCAGGGGGGCCGGACGGACCGAGGAGGGCTGGTTCTTCACCGGCCGCCGCTCCGTCCTGACCGAGATCGTCGAGTGGCTCGTTGAAAGGAAGCCAGGGCTGTTCCTGGTCACCGGCAGTGCGGGCAGCGGGAAATCGGCCGTGCTGGGGCGCATCGCCACACTGTCGCACGCAGGGCAGCGTGAGGAGGCCCGGGCGCACGATGCCCTGAGCGAAGACGATCCCGATCCCGGAGCGGGAGCTGTGGACGCGTCGCTCCATCTGCGGGGGATGGATCCGCAATGGCTCGCCAGGGCGCTCGCCGACGAACTGGGTCTGGCCGAGCCGAGGACGCCCGCGGCCCTGATCGCCGACCTGGAGACGCTGGACCTCGGCCGGCCGCCGGTGCTGCTGCTGGACGGCCTGGACGAGGCGGCACCCGAGCAGTCGTCGGCCGTCGCCGAGCAGCTCCTCGTACCGCTCAGCCGTATCGCCACCGTGCTGCTCGGGTCGCGTGACCGCCCCTTCAGGCCCTACGCGGAGCCGCAGGAGCCTCTGGCCGAGACGCTGACCAGGTGGCTGGGCACATCGGCGCGGGTGGCGGACCTGGACGCGCTGCCGGAGACCGCGCGGGACATCACGGCGTACGCGGAACGCCGGCTGCGGGCGGGAGGGCTGCCGGAAGCCGTGCAGAACGAGGCCGCCGGTGCGCTCGCCGAACGGGCGATGAGCAGCGCCGGCGGCTTTCTGTTCGCGCGGCTGGTCACGACCTCGCTGATCCGCAGGTTTCGGGAGGGCGGTGACAGCGGGCACCAGGGCATTCCGGCGTCGATCGCGGACGCGTTCGCCAAGGATCTGGCACGCGGTCCCAAGTTGACGCGTGACGGGGCCGAACTGCCCATGGCCGCAGTCGATCTGCTGACGGCGCTGGCGTGGAGCATGGGGCGGGGAATGCCCGCACACGGCGTCTGGGAGCGCGCCGCGACGGCCCTCGGGTCGGCGAGAGCAAACTTCGAGCAGGCCGACGTGGACTGGGTGCTCAATGCCTACGGCCGCTACATCGTGGAGGACTCCGACGGTACGCAGGCCGTGTACCGGCTCTACCACCGGGAGTTCGTCGACCATCTGCGCCGGATGTCGCAGTACCGGGGTGAGGAGTCGGGCGTCAGTCCCGCCCGGGCCATTGCGCAGGCGCTGGTCGGGCTGCTGCGTGAGGAAGCGGGCGGGGCCGGCGGCTTGAAAGGCGCGAACCCCTATCTGCTGCACCAGCTGCCGGGACACGCACTGCAGGCGGGCGGTGTCGGCATCACGCTGGTCAGGGAGCTGGCACAGCTGTATGCAGAGCACTTCCTGCCGCAGCTGGCGGCGGTCCTGAACGAATTCGCCTGCCAGCTCGCGACGACCGGGGAGCGTCAGGCCGCACTCGCACCCGCTCAGGAGTCAGCGGACCTCTACCGGACACTGGTCCAGGCCGACCCCACGGCTTACCTGCCCAGCCTTGCGGGCTCCCTCAACAACCTCGCGAACTGCCTGGCCGAGACCGGGGAGCACCAGGCCGCACTCGCACCCGCCCAGGACGCAGCCGAGCTCTACCGCACCCTGGCGGACGCCAACCCCACCGCCTACCTCCCCGACCTCGCCTTGTCCCTCAGCACCCTTGCCACCAGACGCAGCGGCATCGGGGAGCGTCAGGCCGCACTCGAACCCGCCCAGGAAGCCGTCACCATCCGCCGCACCCTCGCTGAGGCCAACCCCGCCGCCCACCTCCCCGACCTCGCCGGCTCCCTCAACAACCTCGCGATCTGCCTGGCCGAGATCGGAGAACGCCAGGCCGCACTCGCACCCGCCCAGGACGCAGCCGAGCTCTACCGCACCCTCGCGGACGCCAACCCCACCGCCTACCTCCCCGACCTCGCCTTGTCCCTCAACACCCTCTCCAACCGCCTGGCCGAGACCGGGGAGCGTCAGGCCGCCCTCACGCCCATCGAAGAAGCGGTCACCCTTTACCGCACTCTCGCCGACGCCGGCCCCGCCGCCTACCTCCCCGGCCTCGCGAGGTCCCTCAACACGCTCTCCAACCGCCTGGCCGAGACCGGAGACCACCAGGCCGCCCTCGAACCTGCCCAGGAAGCCGTCACCATCCGCCGCACCCTCGCGGACGCCAGCCCCGCCGCCCACCTCCCCGACCTCGCCTCGTCCCTCACCAACCTTGCCAACCGCCTCGGCGGCATCGGGGAGGGGCAGGCCGCACTCGAACTTGCCCAGGAAGCCGTCACCATCCGCCGCACCCTCGCTGAGGCCAACCCCGCCGCCCACCTCCCCGACCTCGCGGGCTCCCTCAACACGCTCTCCAACCGCCTCGCCGAGACCGGACACCACCACGCCGCACTCGAATCCGTTCAAGAAGCGGTCACCATCCGCCGCACCCTCGTCGAGGCCAACCCCGCCGCCTATCTGCCCAATCTCGCAGGCTCCCTCACCAACCTTGCCAACCGCCTCGCCGGGATCGGGGAGCGTCAGGCCGCGCTGGCCCCCGCCCGAGAAGCCGTCGCCCTCTACCGCACCCTCGCGGACGCCAACCCCGCCGCCCACCTCCCCAACCTCGCCATGTCCCTCAACAACCTCGCCGCGCGTCTCAGCAGTATGGGGGAGCGTCAGGCCGCACTCGAACCCGCCCGAGAAGCCGTCACCATCCGCCGCACCCTCGCCGACACCCACCCCGCCGCCCACCTGCCCGACCTCGCCATGTCCCTCAACAACCTCGCCAACTGCCTCGCCGAGACCGGACACCACGAAGCCGCACTGGCCCCCGCCCGAGAGGCAGGCGCCCTCTACCGCACCCTCGCCGACACCCACCCCGCCGCTTACCTCCCCAACCTCGCCACGTCCCTCAACAACCTCGCCAACTGCCTGGCCGAGACCGGTGAGCATCAGGCCGCACTCGAACCCGCCCGAGAAGCCGTCACCATCCGCCGCACCCTCGCCGACACCCACCCCGCCGCTTACCTGCCCGACCTCGCCATGTCCCTCAACAACCTCGCCGACCGCCTGGCCGCGACCGGAGACCACCAAGCCGCCTTCGAACCGGCTCATGAGGCAGCCGCCCTCTACCTCACCCTCACCGACACCAATCCCACCGCCTACCTCCCCAATCTGGCGCGCTCCCTCAACAACCTCGCCAACCGGCTGGCCGACTTCGGAGACCACCAGGCCGCGCTCGCCGTGTACGCCGAAGTCGAGCAGGGTCTTGCGAGGCATCCCCACGCGGCTCGACGGATCGTCCTGGAGCGCGCCCTGTTCCAGCTGCACCGGGGTGACGTGGAGACCGGCGTCAGGGGTCTTGTCCGGCTCGCGACGCCCGTCGAGGCCGACCGTTCCGATGCGGTCGCCTTCGTGGCCCGCCAGTCACTACGCGATCACGCCGCGGCAACCACGGACAACGCACGGCGCGTCCGGGCCGCCCACACCTCGGAACCAGAACCACCGGCATGGCTCGCCCTGCCGGACGCCGCGCTGGAGATCGCCTTCGACTGGGTCAACACGCCTGACTGGTCGGCATCGCGCGGCTACTGGGACGAGTACGCCGAAGACCTCATGTCTCACCACACGGCCCTGGCCATCGAGGAACTGGCTCTCATCGACGCCGGCATCCGCGACCACCTCGCCCTGCGCAAAGAGATCATGGAACGCGGACCCGACGCCGCCTATCGCCCACTGCTCCTCGGGGAGCTCCTCGGCGCCTGGCTCGCCACGTCGTCACTGGACGAGTCCCGCCGGTTCGTCGAGGATCACGCGGCCGAGCTGCTCCAGGACGACGCCTCTGCGGCCCTGGAGACCATCGACGGCGACGCCACGGCCACACCGCTCGCGCTCCTTCATCTCGCTCGTCTCGACGGCATCCCGGCCGCCTATCGATGTGCTGAAGACCGCTCCGCCCTCCAGGACCGTATCCACGCCGCCTGGTCCGAATCCAAGCCGGACATCGCAACGCTCCGACACTGTTCCGTCCTCGAACAAACCCTCTTTCAGGACACGTTCAGCGCTCATGTGCACGGTGCTGTCGCCGACATTTTCAGCGGCTCCGCCCACATCACGACAGCACCGCCGAACACCGTCGATCCGGGCGACCGCAATCGGTCCGCCGCCGAGATCGCGACCCTCATGGGTCGCCATCCGCAGCACGTCCAGACGCTGAGCGCCCTGTTGCAGGTCGTCCTCGCCGGGACGCCATGA
- a CDS encoding DUF397 domain-containing protein → MQAGTGVQAPRLLRGRGRAGNGEGGACLEVADGFPSVTPVRDSKRPEGPTLLFGADGWAAFVDAVREGSL, encoded by the coding sequence GTGCAGGCTGGCACAGGGGTCCAAGCACCCCGATTACTTCGCGGACGCGGCCGAGCTGGAAACGGCGAGGGCGGAGCGTGCCTCGAGGTCGCCGACGGCTTCCCGTCCGTCACGCCGGTCCGGGACAGCAAGCGCCCCGAGGGACCGACCCTCCTCTTCGGTGCCGACGGCTGGGCGGCGTTCGTGGACGCCGTCAGGGAGGGGTCGCTCTGA